From one Mytilus edulis chromosome 1, xbMytEdul2.2, whole genome shotgun sequence genomic stretch:
- the LOC139525548 gene encoding uncharacterized protein, with translation MPDFAELLNEPRTPSPMKRLRNEETTSILSPSLFVPSDNLFSKYLEPTFSISPEPFKDPTCMTYSPSDQPFISRLETPLPSVCTPTNPPVSPEPAAPINTPLDLTKTITPVYIESTNDEPMDLSKSSTTLLPTTSPEPLPLPLPSPSHVPSPSPVPVPSSLPSQSSETHLDLTINSYKTIQPAEIDCTLPTYQ, from the coding sequence ATGCCAGATTTTGCCGAGCTTCTGAATGAGCCGAGGACACCTTCTCCAATGAAGAGGCTGAGAAATGAAGAAACCACATCTATTCTGTCGCCGTCACTTTTTGTACCATCAGACAATCTATTTAGTAAATATCTAGAACCTACTTTTAGTATCTCTCCCGAACCATTTAAAGATCCTACATGTATGACATATTCCCCATCAGACCAGCCTTTTATTTCAAGATTAGAAACACCTTTACCTTCAGTCTGTACACCTACCAACCCTCCAGTATCACCTGAACCTGCAGCACCTATCAACACACCCCTGGATTTAACCAAGACCATTACACCAGTTTATATAGAGTCAACTAATGACGAACCCATGGATTTATCTAAGAGTAGTACAACTTTGTTACCAACAACCTCACCAGAACCACTACCACTACCACTACCATCACCATCACATGTACCATCCCCATCACCAGTACCAGTACCCTCATCATTACCCTCACAGTCATCTGAAACACATTTGGACCTGACGATAAATTCATACAAAACCATCCAACCAGCAGAAATAGATTGTACCCTACCAACCTACCAGTAG